A window of Chlorocebus sabaeus isolate Y175 chromosome 14, mChlSab1.0.hap1, whole genome shotgun sequence contains these coding sequences:
- the POMC gene encoding pro-opiomelanocortin has protein sequence MPRSCCSRSGALLLALLLQASMEVRGWCLESSQCQDLTTESNLLECIRACKPDLSAETPVFPGNGDEQPLTENPRKYVMGHFRWDRFGRRNSSSGSGAAQKREDVAGGEDRGLLPEGGPEPRGDGAEPGPREGKRSYSMEHFRWGKPVGKKRRPVKVYPNGAEDESAEAFPLEFKRELTGQRLRAGDGPDGPADDGAGPRADLEHSLLVAAEKKDGVPYRMEHFRWGSPPKDKRYGGFMTSEKSQTPLVTLFKNAIIKNAYKKGQ, from the exons ATGCCGAGATCGTGCTGCAGCCGCTCGGGGGCCCTGTTGCTGGCCTTGCTGCTTCAGGCCTCCATGGAAGTGCGTGGCTGGTGCTTGGAGAGCAGCCAGTGTCAGGACCTCACCACGGAAAGCAACCTGCTG GAGTGCATCCGGGCCTGCAAGCCCGACCTCTCGGCCGAGACTCCGGTGTTCCCGGGCAATGGTGACGAGCAGCCTCTGACCGAGAACCCCCGGAAGTACGTCATGGGCCACTTCCGCTGGGACCGATTCGGCCGCCGCAACAGTAGCAGCGGCAGTGGCGCAGCGCAGAAGCGCGAGGACGTCGCGGGTGGCGAAGACCGCGGCCTGCTACCTGAGGGCGGCCCCGAGCCCCGTGGCGATGGCGCCGAGCCGGGCCCGCGCGAGGGCAAGCGCTCCTACTCCATGGAGCACTTCCGCTGGGGCAAGCCGGTGGGCAAGAAGCGGCGCCCGGTGAAGGTGTACCCCAATGGCGCCGAGGACGAGTCGGCTGAGGCCTTCCCCCTGGAGTTCAAGAGGGAGCTGACCGGCCAGCGGCTCCGGGCGGGGGATGGCCCCGACGGCCCTGCCGACGACGGCGCGGGGCCGCGGGCCGACCTGGAGCACAGCCTGCTGGTGGCGGCCGAGAAGAAGGATGGGGTCCCCTACAGGATGGAGCACTTCCGCTGGGGCAGCCCGCCCAAGGACAAGCGCTACGGCGGCTTCATGACCTCCGAGAAGAGCCAGACTCCCCTGGTGACACTGTTCAAAAACGCCATCATCAAGAACGCCTACAAGAAGGGCCAGTGA